The following are encoded in a window of Bacillus xiapuensis genomic DNA:
- a CDS encoding MFS transporter, with protein MRKSALWTKDFISVSFSNFFLFIVFYILLVTMPVYALEEMGSTAAEAGLVTTFFLLSAIIIRPFAGQWIEHFGKKKVLISSQIIFFIASLLYFLPDSFEMMLALRFFHGLGFGLATTAAGAMVADIIPDSRRGEGMGYYVMSMNLAMVIGPFLGLTLMQQWDSQTMFAVTVAVTCLALISGIIIRTSEHKEAASAAAILKIKLRPRDLFEFSAIPVALVGCFFSVAYASLLSFVSVYANELHLPEAASYFFVVYAAVLLLSRPFTGRWFDQYGAAVIIYPAIVIFALGMLLLSQTSTALVFLTAAGLIGLGWGTLFPSFQTIAIQKAPPAKKALATATFLSLFDVGIGAGSFIVGLAGTMMSLGQLYLYSSFYILLGMMVYYLFVQPKRTSGKAVDKSM; from the coding sequence ATGAGGAAATCAGCTTTATGGACAAAGGATTTTATCAGCGTATCGTTTAGTAATTTTTTTCTATTTATTGTTTTTTATATTTTATTGGTGACCATGCCTGTTTACGCGCTTGAGGAAATGGGCAGCACGGCGGCTGAAGCCGGGTTAGTCACCACCTTTTTTTTACTATCGGCGATTATTATCCGCCCGTTTGCCGGGCAGTGGATTGAGCATTTCGGAAAGAAAAAAGTGCTCATTAGCTCTCAAATCATTTTTTTCATCGCTTCCTTGCTATACTTTCTGCCTGATTCATTTGAAATGATGCTGGCTTTAAGATTTTTCCATGGCCTTGGATTTGGATTGGCCACAACGGCTGCAGGTGCGATGGTGGCGGATATTATCCCGGATTCTCGCCGCGGAGAGGGGATGGGCTATTATGTCATGTCCATGAACCTCGCAATGGTGATCGGCCCGTTTCTTGGATTAACACTCATGCAGCAATGGGACAGCCAGACGATGTTTGCGGTGACTGTGGCTGTTACTTGCCTGGCGCTGATCTCGGGAATCATCATTCGGACATCGGAGCATAAGGAAGCCGCAAGTGCAGCGGCTATACTGAAAATAAAGCTGCGGCCAAGGGACTTATTTGAGTTTTCAGCAATTCCAGTAGCGCTAGTCGGCTGTTTTTTCTCGGTGGCTTACGCTTCCTTGCTTTCTTTCGTCTCCGTATATGCCAATGAGCTTCACCTTCCGGAAGCGGCCAGCTATTTCTTTGTTGTATACGCCGCAGTATTGCTGCTTTCCCGCCCGTTTACTGGAAGATGGTTTGATCAGTATGGAGCGGCTGTCATTATCTATCCCGCTATTGTTATATTTGCTTTGGGCATGCTGCTCTTAAGTCAAACGTCAACGGCGCTCGTCTTTTTAACGGCTGCCGGGCTGATCGGTCTGGGGTGGGGGACTTTATTCCCGAGCTTTCAGACGATTGCTATTCAAAAAGCGCCTCCGGCCAAAAAGGCGCTGGCAACGGCCACATTCTTGTCGTTATTTGATGTGGGGATTGGAGCCGGGTCGTTTATAGTGGGGCTTGCGGGAACGATGATGAGCTTAGGCCAGCTATATTTATATTCCTCTTTTTATATTTTGCTGGGAATGATGGTTTATTATTTATTCGTTCAGCCGAAGCGGACGTCAGGGAAGGCTGTTGATAAAAGCATGTGA
- a CDS encoding ABC transporter ATP-binding protein → MPRPIVKGGPKPQIKDLFQTLKRLAGYLARRKGLLVLVVIMVAASSALGLLGPFLVGMAIDHYIMIGDQQGLLFLLILLGAVYICHSLSSFLQSYWMAGIAQKTVYEMRTELFEHLHQLPLAFFDKRQHGELMSRMTNDIENVSSTLNSSVIQIVSSLLTLTGAVAVMLWLSPILTLITLLIVPLMYMGMKWITKRTRKQFKEQQQHLGELNGYIEEAVSSKHIVKIFSQEEQIAAQFANRNEKLKRAGFWAQAYSGFIPKLMNVLNNLSFAMIAAAGGWLALKGTITVGVIVVFAEYSRQFTRPLHDLANQFNTLLSAIAGAERVFEILDTEAEETEETLMEKDIPIQGNIEFRDVTFSYDQGKETIRSVSFQTGPGQTLALVGPTGSGKTTMIHLLARFYDPDSGAIFIDGRDIADIPRGSLRKAMGFVLQETFLFEGSVRENIRFGRLGAADEEVEEAAKKANAHDFIMKLPEGYETKLRSEGMGISQGQKQLLAIARAILADPAILILDEATSNIDTITEVHIQEALARLMKGRTSIVIAHRLNTIKQANQILVLHKGEIMERGTHQQLMQKSGYYSQLANVGS, encoded by the coding sequence ATGCCGAGACCCATCGTTAAGGGAGGGCCGAAACCGCAGATTAAAGATTTATTTCAAACATTGAAGCGACTGGCTGGCTATCTTGCCCGGCGAAAAGGCTTGCTTGTTCTTGTCGTAATCATGGTAGCGGCAAGCTCGGCATTGGGACTGCTCGGCCCCTTTCTTGTCGGAATGGCCATTGACCACTATATTATGATCGGCGACCAGCAAGGTCTTCTGTTTCTGCTTATTCTGCTGGGGGCAGTATATATATGTCATTCACTGAGCAGTTTTTTGCAAAGCTACTGGATGGCGGGCATTGCCCAAAAAACGGTGTATGAAATGAGGACAGAGCTGTTTGAGCATCTCCATCAGCTGCCGCTGGCATTTTTTGATAAGCGCCAGCATGGGGAACTGATGAGCCGAATGACGAATGACATTGAAAACGTAAGCAGCACGCTGAACAGTTCCGTGATTCAAATTGTCTCCAGTCTGCTGACACTGACGGGAGCTGTGGCGGTTATGCTGTGGCTTAGTCCGATATTGACATTGATTACCTTGCTGATCGTTCCTCTCATGTATATGGGGATGAAGTGGATTACCAAGAGAACGCGCAAGCAATTTAAAGAACAGCAGCAGCATTTAGGGGAACTGAATGGGTATATTGAAGAAGCGGTCTCCAGCAAGCACATTGTGAAAATATTTTCTCAGGAAGAGCAGATTGCCGCTCAATTCGCCAATCGAAATGAAAAGCTGAAGCGGGCGGGTTTTTGGGCACAAGCGTACTCGGGATTTATCCCTAAATTAATGAATGTGCTGAACAACCTCAGCTTTGCTATGATTGCTGCTGCGGGTGGCTGGCTGGCGCTGAAGGGAACCATTACAGTGGGAGTCATTGTCGTATTTGCGGAATATTCCCGGCAGTTTACCCGGCCTTTACATGACTTAGCCAATCAATTTAATACCTTGCTGTCGGCGATTGCAGGAGCTGAGCGGGTGTTTGAGATTCTGGATACCGAAGCGGAGGAAACGGAAGAGACTCTGATGGAGAAGGATATTCCCATTCAAGGGAACATCGAATTTCGGGATGTCACCTTTTCCTATGATCAAGGCAAAGAAACAATTCGCAGCGTAAGCTTTCAAACGGGACCCGGTCAGACGCTGGCTTTAGTTGGTCCAACGGGATCCGGAAAAACAACGATGATTCATTTGCTTGCGCGTTTTTATGATCCGGACAGCGGCGCCATCTTTATTGATGGCCGTGATATTGCCGATATCCCTCGGGGAAGCCTGCGAAAGGCGATGGGCTTTGTGCTTCAGGAAACGTTTTTATTTGAGGGCAGTGTAAGAGAAAATATCCGCTTCGGGCGGCTTGGAGCTGCCGATGAAGAGGTGGAGGAAGCGGCTAAGAAAGCGAATGCTCATGATTTTATTATGAAATTGCCCGAGGGGTATGAAACAAAGCTTCGGTCAGAAGGAATGGGCATCAGCCAAGGGCAAAAGCAATTGCTTGCGATTGCCCGTGCGATTTTGGCGGATCCGGCGATCTTAATTCTGGATGAGGCGACGAGCAATATTGATACCATTACAGAGGTGCATATTCAAGAGGCTCTTGCTCGTCTGATGAAAGGCCGCACCAGCATCGTCATTGCCCACCGGCTAAATACGATTAAGCAAGCGAACCAAATTCTTGTTCTTCATAAAGGTGAAATTATGGAGCGCGGCACCCACCAGCAGCTCATGCAAAAAAGCGGCTACTATTCACAGCTGGCAAATGTCGGGAGTTAA
- the rlmD gene encoding 23S rRNA (uracil(1939)-C(5))-methyltransferase RlmD — protein MAKIPAPVQKNEIIDVEFEDLTHDGQAVAKIEGYPLFVAGALPGERGRIQATKLNKGYGFGRLIELQKTSPFRQNPECPIYSQCGGCQLQHLSYEGQLEAKGKQVRDVMERIGKLKDVTIHPVLGANNPWRYRNKAQVPVGEENGGLVAGFYQKRSHSIINMEQCLIQQEKSDEVIRKVKAICQRYGVKAYDESKHKGTLRHIMARCGKATGEVMVVFVTRTEDFPHKKEVIKEITEQIDGITSIIQNINPKKTNVILGDTTKVLWGNEVIYDYIGHIQFAISARSFYQVNPEQTKVLYDKALEYAGLTGEENVIDAYCGIGTISLFLAQKAKKVYGVEIVPEAIEDAKRNARLNGITNVEFSVGKAEMVIPHWYKQGMTADVLVVDPPRKGCDEALLQTIMEMKPKRVVYVSCNPSTLARDLRVLEDGGYKTLEIQPVDMFPMTTHVECVALMTRMEK, from the coding sequence GTGGCAAAAATTCCAGCCCCTGTGCAAAAAAATGAAATTATTGATGTTGAATTCGAAGATCTGACCCATGACGGACAAGCCGTTGCTAAAATTGAGGGCTATCCATTATTTGTGGCAGGTGCACTGCCCGGAGAAAGGGGACGTATTCAAGCAACGAAGCTCAATAAGGGCTATGGCTTTGGCCGTTTGATCGAATTGCAGAAGACAAGTCCATTCAGACAAAATCCCGAATGTCCGATCTATTCGCAATGCGGCGGCTGCCAGCTTCAGCATTTATCCTACGAAGGGCAGCTAGAAGCAAAGGGAAAACAAGTGCGCGATGTGATGGAGAGAATCGGCAAGCTGAAAGACGTGACCATCCATCCGGTACTTGGCGCTAACAATCCATGGCGCTACCGCAACAAAGCGCAAGTGCCGGTCGGCGAAGAAAACGGCGGCCTAGTCGCAGGATTCTATCAGAAGCGGAGCCACTCCATTATCAATATGGAGCAGTGCCTGATCCAGCAAGAAAAAAGCGATGAAGTTATTCGAAAAGTGAAAGCAATCTGCCAGCGCTATGGTGTGAAAGCTTATGATGAAAGCAAGCATAAAGGCACGCTTCGACATATTATGGCGCGTTGCGGCAAAGCCACCGGAGAAGTGATGGTCGTATTCGTTACGCGCACAGAGGATTTCCCTCATAAAAAGGAAGTCATTAAAGAAATCACTGAACAAATTGATGGGATCACGTCGATCATTCAAAATATCAACCCGAAAAAAACAAACGTCATCCTTGGCGACACAACAAAGGTTCTCTGGGGCAACGAAGTCATTTACGATTACATCGGCCATATTCAATTCGCCATCTCCGCACGCTCCTTTTACCAAGTGAACCCGGAACAAACAAAAGTGCTCTATGACAAAGCGCTGGAATACGCCGGCTTGACCGGAGAAGAAAACGTCATTGACGCTTACTGCGGCATTGGCACAATCTCCTTATTTCTGGCCCAAAAAGCGAAGAAGGTATACGGGGTAGAAATTGTCCCGGAAGCCATCGAAGACGCTAAAAGAAACGCCCGGCTTAACGGTATCACCAACGTCGAATTCTCTGTTGGAAAAGCCGAAATGGTCATTCCGCATTGGTACAAGCAAGGCATGACAGCCGACGTTCTCGTCGTCGATCCCCCAAGAAAAGGCTGCGACGAAGCCTTGCTGCAAACCATTATGGAGATGAAACCGAAGAGAGTCGTTTACGTCTCCTGCAATCCTTCCACACTGGCGAGAGATCTGCGGGTGCTGGAGGACGGCGGATATAAAACCCTGGAGATTCAGCCTGTGGATATGTTTCCGATGACAACGCATGTGGAGTGTGTAGCGTTGATGACAAGGATGGAGAAGTAG
- a CDS encoding 2,3-butanediol dehydrogenase: protein MKSARWYKAKDIRVENVEEPQIQSGKVKIKVEWTGICGSDLHEYAAGPIFVPVDKPHPVSQDIAPITMGHEFSGTVTEIGEGVNKVAVGDRVVVEPILSCGECAPCRKGKYNLCDSLGFHGLSGGGGGFSEYTMVDEHMVHKMPEGLSFEQGALVEPAAVALHAVRQSKLKAGDKAAVFGVGPIGLLVIEALRAAGAAEIYAVELSPERIAKAEELGAIAINPAEVNPVEKLHELTNGGVDVAYEVTGVPAVLQQAIDCTNFEGETVIVSIWEKEASVQPNNLVLKEKTVKGIIAYRDIFPAVMELMNQGYFSAEKLVTKRIKLDDIVTEGFDALLKEKNQVKILVKPE, encoded by the coding sequence ATGAAAAGTGCACGTTGGTACAAGGCAAAGGATATTCGTGTTGAAAACGTAGAAGAACCTCAAATTCAATCAGGCAAAGTGAAGATTAAAGTAGAATGGACAGGCATTTGCGGAAGCGATTTGCATGAATACGCGGCTGGACCGATTTTCGTTCCGGTAGACAAGCCTCATCCCGTCAGCCAAGATATCGCCCCAATCACGATGGGCCATGAGTTTTCAGGCACCGTCACTGAAATTGGGGAAGGCGTCAACAAAGTGGCCGTCGGTGACCGCGTTGTCGTTGAACCGATTCTGTCCTGCGGAGAATGCGCTCCTTGCAGAAAAGGGAAATATAATCTTTGTGATTCCTTAGGCTTCCACGGCTTATCTGGCGGAGGCGGCGGATTCTCCGAATACACTATGGTGGATGAACATATGGTGCATAAAATGCCGGAAGGATTATCCTTTGAGCAAGGGGCATTGGTAGAGCCAGCAGCCGTGGCGCTTCACGCAGTTCGGCAAAGCAAGCTAAAAGCGGGAGATAAAGCCGCTGTTTTCGGCGTCGGCCCGATTGGCTTATTAGTGATCGAAGCCTTAAGAGCAGCAGGTGCCGCTGAAATCTATGCGGTTGAGCTTTCTCCTGAAAGAATCGCAAAAGCAGAAGAGCTAGGAGCCATAGCTATCAACCCTGCAGAAGTCAATCCGGTTGAGAAATTGCATGAGCTGACAAACGGCGGGGTAGATGTAGCCTATGAAGTAACCGGCGTACCAGCCGTTCTGCAGCAAGCCATTGACTGTACCAACTTTGAAGGCGAAACAGTCATCGTCAGCATCTGGGAAAAAGAAGCATCCGTTCAGCCAAATAATCTTGTTCTAAAAGAAAAAACAGTCAAAGGCATTATCGCCTACCGCGATATCTTCCCTGCCGTGATGGAATTAATGAATCAAGGATACTTTTCAGCCGAAAAGCTTGTCACAAAACGAATCAAGCTAGATGATATCGTTACAGAAGGCTTTGATGCCCTCCTTAAAGAGAAGAACCAAGTCAAAATCCTAGTAAAACCAGAATAA
- a CDS encoding helix-turn-helix domain-containing protein: MAIIINIDVMLAKRKMSVTELTEKVGITMSNLSILKNGKAKAIRFSTLEAICKALECQPGDILEYRSED, from the coding sequence ATGGCAATCATTATAAACATTGATGTAATGCTAGCTAAAAGAAAAATGAGTGTAACCGAACTTACAGAGAAAGTAGGTATCACCATGTCTAATCTTTCTATATTGAAAAATGGAAAAGCAAAAGCCATTAGGTTTTCAACTTTAGAGGCGATATGCAAGGCCTTGGAGTGTCAACCTGGCGATATTCTTGAATATAGAAGTGAAGATTAA
- a CDS encoding ABC transporter ATP-binding protein — protein MILAWLLMLVELAVELTHPLFMAKIIDEGIVKQDISAIYKWGGIMLATSLLAFASGIINSFAAAHVGQNYGFDLREKMMEKVQSFSFASYHRYAASSLITRMTNDVTQLQNAVFMSLRIMLRAPLVIVFGTVMALLVHVKLTLILVMVIPIMVVFLLRMIKRSAALFRSVQKRLDRVNHVIQENLFGMRIIKAFLRWKHEGARFQAANSQLMQQSIRVLRTVETTAPVLLFVMNSSLIVILWLGFAEFQAGTATAGELVAVMNYATRIITSLSIFTFIMMAFSRGKASAERIGELLEEPEEQSDQRLKGTPFKPAAGKIEFDRVSFSFPGSQELVLKDISFTVQPGETAAIMGATGAGKSTLFYLIPRLFEADRGTIRIDGQDISQVQSASLRECIGFVPQEAHLFTGTVRDNIAWGKKEASLDEIKEAARRAQILETIEELPDGFDTLIGQKGVNLSGGQKQRLSIARAVIRNPFILLLDDSTSALDLKTEANLMAALKEEACTTLMITQKISTALQADKIILLEEGRISSAGTHEQLIEHSPLYRKIFASQYGKEEAAYAETHR, from the coding sequence ATGATTTTGGCTTGGCTTTTAATGCTTGTCGAGCTAGCGGTGGAACTGACACATCCGCTGTTTATGGCGAAAATCATTGATGAGGGGATCGTCAAGCAGGATATCTCCGCTATTTACAAATGGGGAGGAATCATGCTTGCCACTTCCTTGCTCGCTTTTGCCTCGGGGATTATAAACTCCTTCGCCGCCGCTCACGTCGGCCAAAACTACGGGTTTGATTTACGGGAGAAGATGATGGAGAAAGTGCAGTCTTTTTCCTTTGCCAGCTATCACCGATATGCAGCTTCCTCCTTGATCACTCGTATGACCAATGATGTCACGCAATTGCAAAATGCGGTGTTTATGAGTTTGCGCATCATGCTGCGCGCGCCGCTTGTGATCGTATTTGGAACGGTAATGGCGCTGCTCGTCCATGTGAAGCTGACATTGATATTAGTGATGGTTATTCCAATCATGGTGGTATTTCTTCTGCGGATGATAAAGAGAAGCGCGGCGCTGTTTAGATCTGTGCAGAAGCGGCTGGATCGGGTGAATCATGTGATTCAAGAGAATCTTTTTGGCATGCGCATTATTAAAGCATTTCTGCGCTGGAAGCATGAAGGCGCTCGTTTTCAAGCAGCAAATTCTCAGCTGATGCAGCAATCCATTCGCGTGTTAAGAACCGTGGAGACGACGGCTCCTGTACTGCTATTTGTTATGAACAGCAGCTTAATTGTGATTCTTTGGCTGGGCTTTGCTGAATTTCAAGCGGGTACGGCAACAGCGGGAGAATTGGTGGCAGTTATGAATTATGCAACTAGAATTATTACCTCTTTATCGATTTTCACTTTTATTATGATGGCGTTCTCGCGGGGGAAGGCTTCTGCTGAGCGCATTGGCGAACTACTAGAAGAACCGGAAGAGCAGTCCGATCAACGCTTAAAAGGAACTCCTTTTAAGCCGGCCGCAGGAAAGATTGAATTCGATCGCGTGTCGTTTTCATTTCCGGGCAGTCAAGAATTGGTGTTGAAGGATATTTCTTTCACGGTACAGCCAGGGGAGACGGCGGCGATTATGGGCGCGACCGGAGCGGGAAAGTCGACGCTGTTTTACTTGATACCGCGCTTATTTGAAGCTGATAGGGGAACGATTCGGATCGATGGTCAAGATATTAGCCAAGTGCAGTCAGCAAGCTTACGGGAGTGTATTGGCTTTGTGCCGCAAGAGGCGCATCTGTTCACAGGAACGGTTCGCGATAACATTGCCTGGGGCAAGAAAGAAGCTTCATTGGATGAAATAAAGGAAGCGGCCCGCCGCGCGCAAATACTGGAAACGATTGAAGAACTGCCAGATGGCTTTGATACGCTAATTGGCCAAAAGGGAGTGAATCTGTCTGGTGGCCAGAAGCAGCGATTATCTATTGCCAGAGCTGTCATCCGCAACCCGTTCATTTTGCTGCTCGATGACAGCACGAGCGCACTCGATTTGAAAACAGAGGCAAATTTAATGGCAGCACTTAAAGAAGAAGCCTGCACAACACTCATGATTACTCAAAAGATTAGCACCGCTTTACAGGCGGATAAGATCATTCTGTTGGAAGAGGGAAGGATCTCATCAGCAGGCACGCATGAGCAGCTAATCGAGCACAGTCCTTTATACCGGAAAATCTTCGCTTCTCAATATGGAAAGGAGGAGGCCGCGTATGCCGAGACCCATCGTTAA
- a CDS encoding diacylglycerol kinase, whose translation MKRARIIYNPTSGRELFKKHLPLVLQKLEEAGYETSAHATTSEGDATRAAKIAVERRYDIVIAAGGDGTLNEVVNGLAEQEYRPKLGVIPMGTTNDFARALQIPRDDIQRAVDVIIHGDTIPVDIGRMNDRYFVNIAGGGRLTELTYEVPSKLKTMLGQMAYYLKGIEMLPSIKASQVSIEYDGKLFEGEVMLFLIALTNSVGGFEKLAPDSSVNDGLFSVLILKKTSLPEFIRIASLALRGEHLQDDHVIYTKANRVKITSPEKVLINLDGELGGSSPADFENLYRHIEVFAPVDQLRPQDRIY comes from the coding sequence ATGAAAAGAGCAAGAATTATTTATAATCCGACATCAGGGCGTGAGCTTTTCAAGAAGCACTTGCCGCTAGTACTGCAGAAGCTGGAAGAAGCGGGGTACGAAACATCCGCTCATGCAACCACGTCAGAGGGCGATGCCACGCGAGCGGCGAAGATAGCTGTTGAGCGCCGCTATGATATTGTGATCGCAGCGGGTGGAGACGGGACATTGAACGAAGTTGTCAATGGTCTTGCGGAACAGGAGTATCGGCCGAAGCTCGGGGTCATTCCGATGGGAACAACGAATGATTTTGCACGCGCTTTGCAGATTCCTCGGGATGATATTCAGCGCGCTGTTGATGTCATTATTCATGGCGATACGATCCCGGTGGATATCGGCCGGATGAATGACCGCTATTTTGTCAATATCGCGGGGGGCGGCCGCTTAACCGAGCTTACATATGAAGTGCCGAGCAAATTAAAGACCATGCTTGGCCAAATGGCCTATTACTTAAAGGGAATCGAGATGCTGCCGTCGATTAAAGCCTCACAGGTGTCTATCGAATATGACGGCAAGCTGTTTGAAGGCGAGGTTATGCTGTTTTTAATTGCGCTGACTAATTCAGTGGGCGGTTTTGAAAAGCTGGCCCCGGATTCCTCTGTGAATGACGGATTGTTCTCAGTGTTAATTCTAAAGAAAACAAGCCTGCCGGAATTTATCCGTATTGCCAGTCTTGCTTTGCGCGGAGAACATCTTCAGGATGATCATGTCATCTACACGAAGGCGAACCGCGTGAAAATCACCTCTCCTGAAAAGGTGTTAATAAATCTCGATGGAGAACTGGGCGGTTCATCACCGGCCGATTTCGAAAATTTGTATCGTCACATCGAGGTATTTGCCCCTGTCGATCAATTGCGTCCACAAGATAGAATTTATTAA
- a CDS encoding DNA-3-methyladenine glycosylase family protein, whose amino-acid sequence MWKEIVKAHSPYNFDQVLERLAIDPLHAIDLVNRMLWLPIYQTNETISIKAVGTTRHPLFEISGKSLKTKRTCLKEAARILRWEAPIAAVHEHFQSTDLQELFNARLGTPIVLDFSLYASLVKCIIHQQLNTKFAHKLTERFVHAYGTKQDGVWHYPRPETAAQIPVEELRQLQFSQRKAEYLVGLSEMIANNKLDLHELEFMSNEEVVGTLVKIRGIGPWTAQNFLLFGLGRDNLFPIADIGLQKAVQQLYKLKNKPSLEEMNQYIQAWKPYLSYASLYLWRSVE is encoded by the coding sequence ATGTGGAAGGAAATAGTGAAGGCACACAGTCCATACAATTTTGATCAGGTGCTGGAGCGTCTGGCCATCGATCCGCTTCATGCCATTGATCTAGTAAATCGAATGCTTTGGCTGCCTATTTACCAGACGAATGAAACGATCTCGATAAAAGCGGTGGGCACAACCCGCCATCCGCTGTTTGAAATAAGCGGAAAATCCTTAAAAACGAAGCGGACCTGTTTAAAGGAAGCGGCCCGGATTTTGCGGTGGGAGGCACCGATAGCGGCCGTTCATGAGCATTTTCAATCAACGGATTTACAGGAGCTGTTTAATGCGCGTCTTGGAACGCCGATCGTATTGGATTTTTCCCTCTATGCCAGCTTGGTTAAATGCATTATTCACCAGCAGCTAAATACGAAATTTGCCCATAAACTGACGGAGCGATTTGTTCACGCTTATGGAACGAAGCAGGACGGCGTGTGGCATTATCCCCGCCCGGAAACAGCGGCACAAATTCCTGTTGAAGAGCTGCGCCAGCTTCAGTTTAGCCAAAGAAAAGCAGAATACTTGGTGGGGCTATCGGAGATGATTGCCAATAACAAGCTGGACTTGCATGAGCTCGAATTTATGAGTAATGAAGAGGTCGTTGGCACACTTGTCAAAATTAGAGGAATCGGCCCATGGACGGCGCAAAACTTCTTGCTGTTCGGTCTCGGCCGAGATAATCTATTTCCAATCGCAGATATCGGCTTGCAAAAAGCAGTTCAGCAGCTTTACAAGCTAAAGAACAAACCAAGCTTAGAGGAAATGAATCAATACATCCAAGCTTGGAAACCATATTTAAGCTACGCTTCCTTGTACTTATGGAGAAGCGTCGAATAA
- a CDS encoding MarR family winged helix-turn-helix transcriptional regulator, whose protein sequence is MKSHLLFHAVNQLSRQLAKQLNFTLQPHGLYSAQWSVLYVLKEKGSLTQKELCDYLAVEAPPMTRTVQRLVKQGYVRQVPGKDRRVKIIELTEKAASEYPVWEKKVAAANEQLVENFPKEDQEQLQQLISKWLKALGKEESK, encoded by the coding sequence ATGAAATCACATCTGCTATTTCACGCAGTGAATCAGCTTTCCAGACAGCTGGCCAAGCAATTGAATTTCACTTTGCAGCCGCATGGGCTTTATAGTGCACAATGGTCCGTTCTCTATGTATTGAAAGAGAAAGGAAGTTTAACACAGAAAGAGCTTTGTGATTATTTGGCAGTGGAAGCCCCGCCGATGACCCGGACCGTTCAGCGGCTTGTCAAGCAAGGCTATGTCCGTCAAGTGCCGGGGAAGGACCGGAGAGTGAAGATTATTGAGCTGACTGAAAAAGCAGCATCTGAATATCCGGTTTGGGAAAAGAAAGTAGCAGCGGCCAATGAACAATTGGTGGAGAATTTTCCTAAGGAGGATCAGGAGCAGTTGCAGCAGCTGATCTCCAAATGGCTGAAGGCTTTAGGGAAGGAAGAAAGCAAATGA
- a CDS encoding DUF2975 domain-containing protein, which yields MQKNKITFLKLTIFIIGFTVLSLCVFLLPNLARDAAVEYPEYSYLKIPVLLGLYLTAIPFFLALYQALKILNYIKGENAFSDLSVISLGYIKNCALVILVLYIIGVISLAVLNALHPGIAIMGIVIMFAALVIAVFAAILQELLRNAIQLKSENDLTV from the coding sequence ATGCAAAAAAATAAAATTACTTTTTTAAAACTAACTATTTTTATTATCGGATTCACGGTACTTTCACTATGTGTATTTTTATTACCCAACTTGGCGAGAGATGCAGCGGTGGAATATCCTGAGTATTCTTATTTGAAAATCCCTGTTCTTTTGGGATTATATTTAACAGCCATACCATTTTTTCTGGCTTTATACCAAGCGTTAAAAATTTTAAATTATATAAAAGGAGAGAATGCCTTCTCTGATTTGTCTGTAATTTCTTTAGGATATATAAAGAATTGTGCATTAGTCATTTTAGTTTTATATATAATAGGGGTAATTTCTCTAGCTGTGTTAAACGCTTTACACCCTGGAATTGCCATTATGGGGATTGTGATTATGTTTGCAGCTCTTGTTATTGCTGTATTTGCTGCCATTCTTCAAGAACTTTTAAGAAATGCAATTCAATTAAAATCGGAAAATGATTTAACGGTTTGA